In one Balaenoptera musculus isolate JJ_BM4_2016_0621 chromosome 2, mBalMus1.pri.v3, whole genome shotgun sequence genomic region, the following are encoded:
- the MARK3 gene encoding MAP/microtubule affinity-regulating kinase 3 isoform X15 — MKEKEARAKFRQIVSAVQYCHQKRIVHRDLKAENLLLDADMNIKIADFGFSNEFTVGSKLDTFCGSPPYAAPELFQGKKYDGPEVDVWSLGVILYTLVSGSLPFDGQNLKELRERVLRGKYRIPFYMSTDCENLLKRFLVLNPIKRGTLEQIMKDRWINAGHEEDELKPFVEPELDISDQKRIDIMVGMGYSQDEIQESLSKMKYDEITATYLLLGRKSSELDASDSSSSSNLSLAKVRPSSDLNNSTGQSPHHKVQRSVSSSQKQRRYSDHAGPAIPSVVAYPKRSQTSTADGDLREDGVPSRKPGGSAAGGKGVAPASPMLGSASNPNKADIPERKKSSTVPGSNTASGGMTRRNTYVCSERTTADRHSVIQNGKENSLMEMFAYAASPASVCKTSSTCRLRHHKSMSMSGSGRPRMMLPPIDSEGDNFKAITIPDQRAPVASTHSISSTTTPDRTRFPRGTASRSTFHGQPRERRTATYNGPPASPSLSHEATPLSQTRSRGSTNLFSKLTSKLTRRNMSFRFIKRLPTEYERNGRYEGSSRNVSAEQKEENKEAKPRSLRFTWSMKTTSSMDPNDMMREIRKVLDANNCDYEQRERFLLFCVHGDGHAESLVQWEMEVCKLPRLSLNGVRFKRISGTSIAFKNIASKIANELKL, encoded by the exons ATAGTGTCTGCAGTCCAGTACTGCCACCAAAAGCGGATCGTTCACAGAGACCTCAAG GCTGAAAATCTATTGTTAGatgctgatatgaacattaaAATAGCTGACTTTGGTTTTAGCAATGAATTTACTGTTGGCAGTAAACTGGATACGTTTTGTGGCAGTCCTCCGTATGCAGCCCCAGAGCTCTTCCAGGGCAAGAAGTACGACGGGCCGGAAGTGGACGTGTGGAGCCTCGGCGTCATTCTTTACACTTTAGTCAGCGGGTCGCTCCCCTTTGATGGACAGAACCTAAAG GAACTGAGAGAGAGAGTATTAAGAGGGAAATACAGAATCCCTTTCTACATGTCCACAGACTGTGAAAACCTTCTCAAACGTTTCCTGGTGCTAAATCCAATAAAACGAGGCACTCTAGAG CAAATCATGAAGGACAGGTGGATCAATGCAGGGCATGAGGAAGATGAACTAAAACCGTTTGTTGAACCAGAACTGGACATCTCAGACCAGAAAAGGATAG ATATTATGGTGGGAATGGGATATTCACAAGACGAAATTCAAGAATCTCTTAGTAAGATGAAATATGATGAAATCACAGCTACATACTTGTTGTTGGGGAGAAAATCTTCAGAG cTGGATGCTAGTGATTCCAGTTCTAGCAGCAATCTTTCACTTGCTAAGGTTAGGCCAAGCAGCGACCTCAACAACAGTACTGGCCAGTCTCCTCACCACAAAGTACAGAGAAGTGTTTCTTCAAGCCAGAAGCAGAGGCGGTACAGTGACCATG CTGGACCAGCTATTCCTTCAGTTGTGGCGTATCCGAAAAGGAGTCAGACCAGCACTGCAGACGGCGACCTCAGAGAAGATGGAGTTCCGTCCCGGAAACCAGGCGGTAGTGCTGCTGGAGGAAAGGGAGTTGCTCCAGCCAGCCCCATGCTTGGCAGCGCGAGTAATCCCAACAAGGCGGATATTCCTGAACGCAAGAAGAGCTCCACCGTCCCCGGT agtaaTACAGCATCTGGTGGAATGACGCGGCGGAATACTTATGTTTGCAGTGAAAGAACTACAGCTGATAGACATTCAGTAATTCAGAATGGCAAAGAAAACAG CCTGATGGAAATGTTCGCTTACGCAGCTAGCCCTGCCTCTGTTTGTAAGACATCTTCCACCTGTCGGCTGCGACATCACAAGTCGATGTCCATGTCAGGCTCTGGGCGCCCCAGGATGATGTTACCTCCAATAGACAGTGAAGGAGATAACTTCAAGGCTAT CACTATTCCTGACCAGAGAGCTCCAGTTGCTTCAACACACAGTATTAGCAGCACCACCACCCCAGATCGAACCCGCTTCCCAAGAGGCACTGCCAGTCGTAGCACTTTCCACGGCCAGCCCCGGGAGCGGCGCACTGCCACGTATAACGGCCCGCCTGCTTCACCCAGCCTGTCCCATGAAGCCACACCATTGTCGCAGACTCGAAGCCGAGGCTCCACTAATCTTTTTAGTAAATTAACTTCCAAACTCACAAGGAG AAACATGTCATTCAGGTTTATCAAAAG GCTTCCAACTGAATATGAGAGGAACGGGAGATATGAGGGCTCAAG TCGCAACGTATCTGCTGAgcaaaaggaggaaaacaaagaagcaaaaccTCGTTCCCTGCGCTTTACCTGGAGCATGAAAACCACTAGTTCCATGGATCCCAATGACATGATGCGGGAAATCCGCAAAGTGCTGGACGCCAATAACTGTGACTACGAGCAGAGAGAGCGCTTCTTGCTCTTCTGTGTCCACGGCGACGGGCACGCGGAGAGCCTCGTGCAGTGGGAGATGGAAGTGTGCAAGCTGCCAAGACTGTCTCTGAACGGGGTCCGGTTTAAGCGGATATCAGGGACGTCCATAGCTTTCAAAAATATCGCTTCCAAAATTGCCAATGAGCTAAAGCTGTAA